A window of Ruminiclostridium herbifermentans genomic DNA:
TCATATATCATACATAAATATATTATTAAGTAAACGTTGGAGGTAGCATGATAGAATATGGTTACAACAGTAATGATAGATTGTGTACCTCCACAAATGGAAATGCTAAATACTAAATTAAAATATAGACCTAGGAGGGTTATAATGGGGAGATTATTTGGAACTGATGGTGTTAGAGGAGTGGCAAACCTAGAACTTACCCCGCAGCTGGCATATAAGCTGGGGCAGGCAGGCGCTTATGTTCTTACAGGAGAAACAAAACATACACCTAAAATACTGGTAGGTATGGATACAAGAATATCAGGAGATATGCTTGAGGCGGCACTTATATCAGGTATTTGCTCTGTGGGTGCAAGAGCAATTAGTTTGGGTATTATTCCGACACCTGCAATAGCTTATCTTACAAGACAATATGATGCAGATGCTGGTGTAGTTATATCTGCTTCTCACAATTCCTTTGAATTTAATGGCATAAAGTTTTTTAATGCAAATGGATATAAATTGCCTGACGCAATAGAAGATAAGATTGAGGAAATTATTGCAAATGGCGGAGAAGAACTGCCAAAACCAACTGGTCATAATGTAGGCTTTAAGGAATATAAAGAATCTGCTGTTGAAGATTATGTTTCTTTTGTAAAAAGCACTATTTCCGGCGATTTAGAAGGAATAAAGGTTGCAATAGACTGTGCAAATGGGGCTTCATTTCAGACTGCACCAATGGCACTTTATGATTTAAAGGCAGAGGTAAGTGTAATCAATAATGAACCTAATGGAATTAACATAAATAGTAAGTGTGGTTCAACACATATGCAGCAGCTTCAAGCCTTTGTAAAGGAAACAAATTCTGATGTTGGTCTTGCTTTTGATGGAGATGCAGATCGAGTTCTTGCTGTTGATGAAAATGGAAATATTGTTGACGGGGATCAGATATTGGCAATTATAGGATTGCATTTGAAGTCTAAGGGTATGCTGCCTCATAATACAATTGTTGCAACAGTAATGAGTAATATGGGGCTTGATATAATGGCTAAGAATAATGGCCTTATTATTGAAAAGACAAAGGTTGGAGATAGGTATGTTCTTGAGGAAATGCTTAATAAAGGCTATATGCTTGGCGGGGAGCAGTCTGGTCACGTAATTTTCCTTGAGCACAATACTACTGGTGATGGACTTGTAACAGGCATTCAGCTGTTAAAGGTGTTAAAGGATTCAGGAAAGAAGCTATCTGAACTTGCAAGTGTTGTTCAGGTATTGCCGCAAGTACTGATAAATGCAAAAGTTTCTAACGAAAAGAAAAATAATTATCTTGATGATGAAGTAATAAAGAAAATGTGCAAAG
This region includes:
- the glmM gene encoding phosphoglucosamine mutase, translated to MGRLFGTDGVRGVANLELTPQLAYKLGQAGAYVLTGETKHTPKILVGMDTRISGDMLEAALISGICSVGARAISLGIIPTPAIAYLTRQYDADAGVVISASHNSFEFNGIKFFNANGYKLPDAIEDKIEEIIANGGEELPKPTGHNVGFKEYKESAVEDYVSFVKSTISGDLEGIKVAIDCANGASFQTAPMALYDLKAEVSVINNEPNGININSKCGSTHMQQLQAFVKETNSDVGLAFDGDADRVLAVDENGNIVDGDQILAIIGLHLKSKGMLPHNTIVATVMSNMGLDIMAKNNGLIIEKTKVGDRYVLEEMLNKGYMLGGEQSGHVIFLEHNTTGDGLVTGIQLLKVLKDSGKKLSELASVVQVLPQVLINAKVSNEKKNNYLDDEVIKKMCKELEDEFNGEGRVLIRPSGTEPLVRVMIEGKDKEVITRRAKELVRVIEGRLA